Proteins from one Ovis aries strain OAR_USU_Benz2616 breed Rambouillet chromosome 12, ARS-UI_Ramb_v3.0, whole genome shotgun sequence genomic window:
- the LOC114117287 gene encoding cAMP-regulated phosphoprotein 19-like: MSAEVPEAASAEEQKEMEDKVTSPEKAEEAKLKARYPHLGQKPGGSYILRKRLQKGQKYFDSGDYNMAKAKMKNKQLPTATPDKTEVTGDHIPTPQDLPQGKPSLVASKLAG, encoded by the coding sequence ATGTCTGCGGAAGTCCCCGAGGCAGCCTCCGCGGAGgagcagaaggaaatggaagataAAGTGACTAGTCCAGAGAAAGCTGAAGAGGCAAAATTAAAAGCAAGGTATCCTCATTTGGGACAAAAGCCTGGAGGTTCCTATATTTTAAGGAAACGATTGCAGAAAGGgcaaaaatattttgattctGGGGATTACAACATGGCTAAAGCAAAAATGAAGAACAAGCAACTTCCTACTGCAACCCCGGATAAGACAGAGGTCACTGGTGACCACATTCCCACTCCACAGGACCTTCCTCAAGGGAAACCATCTCTTGTTGCTAGCAAACTGGCTGGCTGA